From a single Hypomesus transpacificus isolate Combined female chromosome 14, fHypTra1, whole genome shotgun sequence genomic region:
- the LOC124476359 gene encoding uncharacterized protein LOC124476359, with protein MSGPTNRTPTGSKELELAQTGLGKRMVSVPEDSSHKEIVSLIEEEFLKLRPLEGRWMFFKATGGSGQRKLSIVPMDTEGYSVRQLRTASNNGKNVLFLVPLQEELDTEPLPYNAAEFARMPQVPCLTCNTTMPLQMLALHAENCQPTTEEQSGVAVIEEENEEENDAIGTSEEQGVCPICQEVFPTSVLPLHASVCAERSFCNNTIVEPDMEVPGPSSADSSVARSALRLTTSLATAWKTADTPLEAMRLFLQELRQGGEHQPSLLLSLDARDDDEERDSALVSFYKEMRQKSQWTAPFKCRILGDAAVGVGVARHTLSSTISKLKHGFKLNLGNAAVTTMFEGQTDHLVPALSAALIALHS; from the exons atgtcaggACCCACCAATCGGACCCCCACAGGTTCTAAGGAGCTCGAGCTAGCCCAGACAGGGCTAGGAAAACGAATGGTGTCAGTGCCAGAGGACAGCAGCCATAAAGAg ATAGTGTCACTGATAGAAGAGGAGTTTTTGAAACTCCGCCCCCTTGAAGGAAGGTGGATGTTTTTCAAGGCAACAG GAGGCAGTGGCCAAAGGAAGCTCTCTATCGTCCCCATGGACACAGAAGGCTACTCTGTCCGGCAGCTTCGCACTGCATCAAACAATGGGAAAAATGTCCTCTTTTTGGTTCCTCTGCAAGAGGAGTTGGACACAGAGCCACTTCCTTACAATGCAGCAGAATTTGCAAGGATGCCACAGGTGCCTTGCCTGACTTGCAATACAACCATGCCCCTGCAAATGTTGGCACTTCATGCCGAGAATTGCCAACCAACAACAGAG GAGCAGAGTGGTGTGGCGGTCatagaggaggagaatgaggaggagaATGATGCCATTGGCACTTCAGAGGAGCAAGGG GTGTGCCCTATATGCCAAGAAGTATTTCCTACTTCAGTGCTCCCTCTTCATGCCAGTGTTTGTGCAGAAAG atccttctgcaacaacACAATTGTGGAGCCTGATATGGAGGTTCCAGGCCCTTCATCTGCAGATTCCTCTGTGGCTCGATCAGCCCTTCGTTTAACAACTTCTTTAGCAACAG CATGGAAAACAGCAGATACCCCCCTAGAAGCCATGCGGCTGTTTCTACAAGAACTGAGGCAAGGAGGAGAACACCAGCCATCTCTACTGCTGTCACTGGATGCcagggatgatgatgaggagcgGGACAGTGCCCTTGTTTCTTTTTACAAAGAAATGCGTCAAAAGAGCCAATGGACAGCACCTTTCAAGTGCCGCATTCTAG GGGATGCTGCAGTTGGTGTGGGGGTTGCTAGACATACCCTGTCATCAACCATTTCCAAATTAAAACATGGGTTTAAACTGAACTTGG GAAATGCTGCAGTGACTACAATGTTTGAAGGACAAACAGACCACCTTGTGCCTGCCTTGTCCGCAGCCCTCATTgcactgcactcatga
- the LOC124476360 gene encoding uncharacterized protein LOC124476360, with protein sequence MIGHSAIHGGPTLSGLSLAVVDSLRYGSKETATSSLCLEDCSDIDHRETIGLLLKEELGEEESSRVTNLCLEWYFPVPTKETNRLLLFQQLLSHAVLGRSNAQIKQIRKGLKDTGIWPLLACRPDVAPLLFPRESVVKLTSQPSIVQLDWHSPDNTRIGWQMVLESITWPPSKQTDDSDNSDSEISDGKVSLISGFLRTFVEEASPDILRQLLKFWVGWEVPSNTLKLEIVNSCGRNHLPTSSTCYERLRISNHYTRYSALKADLIICLQSVESGFGLV encoded by the exons ATGATTGGCCACTCCGCAATTCATGGCGGTCCTACTCTGTCAGGGCTTAGTCTGGCAGTGGTGGATTCCTTGAGATATGGCTCAAAGGAAACGGCCACATCATCGCTCTGCCTAGAGGACTGCTCAGATATAGACCACAGGGAAACCATCGGTCTG ttgctGAAGGAAGAATTGGGTGAAGAAGAGTCTTCACGAGTAACCAACCTTTGTCTGGAGTGGTATTTCCCGGTGCCAACCAAGGAGACAAACAGACTACTACTCTTCCAGCAGCTGCTTTCTCATGCT GTACTTGGCAGATCAAATGCTCAAATAAAGCAAATCAGAAAGGGGTTGAAGGACACTGGAATTTGGCCACTACTTGCCTGTCGACCAGATGTTGCTCCCCTATTGTTCCCCAGAGAGTCTGTTGTGAAACTCACCTCCCAA CCCAGCATCGTGCAGCTTGATTGGCATTCGCCAGACAACACCAGGATTGGCTGGCAG ATGGTCCTAGAGTCCATCACATGGCCCCCATCGAAACAAACAGATGACAGTGACAACAGTGACAGTGAAATCTCAGATGGCAAAGTCAGCCTCATCTCTGGATTTCTTCGAACCTTCGTTGAAGAGG CATCCCCAGACATTTTGCGGCAGCTTCTGAAGTTCTGGGTCGGTTGGGAGGTGCCATCCAATACCCTCAAGTTAGAAATTGTGAACTCATGTGGTCGTAACCACCTACCAACCTCGAGCACCTGCTATGAGCGTTTACGTATCTCTAATCACTACACCAGGTACTCCGCTCTAAAAGCGGATCTAATTATATGTCTACAGTCTGTTGAGAGTGGGTTCGGCCTGGTGTAA